From a region of the Mauremys mutica isolate MM-2020 ecotype Southern chromosome 12, ASM2049712v1, whole genome shotgun sequence genome:
- the LOC123347044 gene encoding uncharacterized protein LOC123347044 gives MRSLTMVGLDMDFRDRQLRRRWQQQQRRQGNQVWRLPRCPSAWAPFQGQQPWPVARGKRAAGSGQRGWQPRPRTAAGGSAASGPQAKAAGAADPKVAGGSVGAGSAAGPAVTAASGGSAAETAAASGTSAKVAGGSVAGAAPDPVVKVAGGSVTTGPTAKEDAGRAGEELMVVGLGPDGSTAETTMKVAGGTLTVTTTAAISGPMVKAAGGSTVTSGPAAMSAASSSRATGPAGKVANEIIQSPSFGSQMATPLAKDNSGASVATVEPNSSSTLAFKGSVVSMAATKRHNNNNVPVCGTPAAKLLKLPGPDDNHGPALLEAFKAVVAAGGSGWLDPVAVAAVKTELEVGCSSEEDLGSRSRETSGKSSEPQQLTWTPTLLVTERKRKKKPISQERTTLVNLVPCTEDRIKEPKPNPLGSEDPVEAYNMEPLLSFFPPDSPIRSMVPGGDNFMQAEPKEIWICGHSVILVTKRRASTHPHGLQLGFPSSSAFLYWHGIQAMLWDQLLPLLHEIYYLRSFPSIIVIHLGENDLVQHTGMSLIVKMKNDLGILRRAFPDAHIIWSSLLPRRFWKGAEKPVSIEKARKGINREMSHYCSENGIMFLRHDLITYDKPNMFLPDVDDLSDVGADVFTADLKEALHSCLGFGKG, from the exons ATGCGCAGTCTCACGATGGTGGGGCTGGATATGG ATTTCAGGGACCGGCAGCTGAGGCggcggtggcagcagcagcagcgtcgTCAAGGTAACCAGGTCTGGCGCCTGCCCCGCtgcccctcagcctgggccccgtTCCAGGGCCAGCAGCCGTGGCCAGTCGCTCGCGGGAAGAGAGCGGCCGGCTCTGGGCAGCGGGGATGGCAGCCGCGGCCACGGACGGCAGCCGGTGGGAGCGCGGCGTCGGGCCCTCAGGCTAAGGCGGCAGGAGCGGCAGACCCCAAGGTGGCTGGCGGGAGCGTGGGGGCAGGGAGCGCGGCGGGCCCAGCAGTGACGGCGGCCTCAGGCGGGAGCGCAGCGGAGACGGCGGCGGCCTCAGGCACCTCGGCGAAGGTGGCTGGTGGGAGCGTGGCGGGGGCGGCCCCAGACCCCGTGGTGAAGGTGGCTGGCGGGAGCGTGACCACGGGCCCCACGGCAAAGGAGGACGCTGGGAGAGCGGGGGAGGAGTTGATGGTGGTGGGTTTGGGTCCTGACGGGAGCACAGCGGAGACCACAATGAAGGTGGCTGGTGGGACACTGACAGTGACAACGACAGCAGCAATCTCAGGCCCTATGGTGAAGGCGGCCGGTGGGAGCACGGTGACCTCAGGCCCTGCGGCGATGTCGGCGGCCTCAAGCTCCCGGGCGACGGGCCCCGCGGGGAAGGTGGCCAACGAGATCATTCAGTCTCCCTCTTTTGGGTCACAGATGGCCACCCCACTGGCAAAAGACAACAGTGGGGCATCTGTAGCTACAGTGGagcccaacagcagcagcacattgGCTTTCAAGGGTTCTGTGGTTTCAATGGCAGCCACAAAGAGGCACAACAACAACAATGTCCCTGTGTGTGGGActccagcagccaagctcctcaaATTGCCCGGGCCTGATGACAACCATGGTCCAGCCCTTTTGGAAGCCTTCAAGGCCGTGGTAGCAGCTGGTGGGAGTGGCTGGCTGGACCCAGTGGCAGTGGCTGCAGTGAAAACAGAACTGGAAGTGGGCTGTTCCTCTGAAGAGGACCTTGGAAGCAGGAGCAGAGAGACAAGTGGCAAGAGCAGTGAGCCACAGCAACTCACCTGGACCCCCACCCTACTTGTGACAGAACGCAAGAGAAAGAAGAAGCCTATTAGCCAGGAGCGCACAACCTTAGTGAACCTTGTACCATGCACTGAGGATAGGATAAAGGAGCCTAAGCCCAACCCCCTGGGATCAGAGGACCCAGTAGAGGCCTACAATATGGAGCCCCTGTTGTCATTTTTCCCACCAGATTCCCCCATTAGAAGCATGGTACCAG GTGGTGATAACTTTATGCAAGCTGAACCAAAGGAAATATGGATTTGCGGCCATTCTGTGATTTTGGTGACAAAGAGGAGGGCAAGCACTCACCCACATGGGCTGCAACTGGGTTTCCCAAGTTCGAGTGCCTTTTTGTATTGGCATGGCATACAGGCAATGCTGTGGGATCAGCTCTTGCCTCTTCTCCATGAAATTTATTATCTCAGGTCTTTTCCATCAATTATAGTAATTCACCTTGGGGAAAATGATCTTGTGCAACACACCGGTATGTCACTCattgtcaaaatgaaaaatgacttGGGCATCCTTAGAAGGGCCTTCCCAGATGCCCATATCATTTGGTCTTCACTGTTGCCAAGGCGTTTTTGGAAAGGAGCCGAAAAACCAGTGAGCATAGAAAAGGCACGGAAGGGGATTAACAGGGAAATGTCCCATTATTGCAGTGAAAATGGCATAATGTTTTTGAGACATGATTTAATCACTTACGATAAGCCAAACATGTTCCTGCCAGATGTAGATGACCTGTCTGATGTAGGAGCTGATGTTTTTACAGCAGATTTAAAAGAGGCCCTACATTCCTGCCTGGGCTTTGGTAAAGGCTAA